GCTGCAGGTTCCCAGGGGAAAGCGGCTCCGGGCAGGGCGCTGGGCAAACACCACCGGGAGCGGGCGGCACACCCGAGTGGCACCACGAGGCTGCTCGTGGGGGCCGCCcctttccccaccccaaaaccccccaaataAAGccgctgccccagctgctgcgggctgcccaggctgggaagaggaagaggaagaagaggaggaggaggaggcagagatgGAGAGCAGCATGAAGCAGGTGGCAGTCGAGGAGCCGCTGGTGAGTCCCCGCGCCCCACGGAGCGGTGCCACGCTTGCGCCCCCCCTCTGCGTGCCTCGTGGAGACCCAGCACCCCCCACACGCACCCCCAAAGGCGAGCAGGGTGGGAGCTGAACCCCAGCGAGCCCTTCCCACCCCCATTTCACCCCTTGGCCCCTTATATCAACATCTCTCCACCTTTTTCACGCCCGCAGGACGCCGACAAGGGCTGCTgcggctcctgctgcctgccctgcgcCCTTTGCTGCCCCAAATGCTCGCGCTGCTGCCGCCccggctgctgcagcctcaaGGGCTGCCTGTGCTTCGTGCCTCGCCTGCTCTGCTACCTGCCCCGcaagctgctcagcagctgccaccACCTCAAGTGCCTCCTCAtcgtgctggtggtggtggtcctgCTGGTGGTCATCATCGCCGGCGCCCTGCTGATGTGGCTGCAGGTGGAGCGGGGCCACCCCGACGCCGTGAGTAGGGTCCCCAGGGCTCCCCGGGGacgggcagggggcaggggttGAGctcccccccccgtccccaggTCCTGCGGTTGGGCGCGGGGAGGGCGTGGGAAGAGGACGCGGCCACTTTCTACGTGGATGGCGGAGCTGGGAACCCGGCCACGGTGGTCTACGACTACAAAAACGTGagtggggggggaagggaagggggtggggggacgtagggtgggatttggggtcaaACCCACCCGGCTCTGCATGCGCACAGCTGCTGGTGAGCTACAGGTCGCGGCTGCACCACGCCTGCTACGTCACCCGCATGGACAAGGACAACATCCCGGGGCTGGATGCGGCCACCCAGGCTTTCCAGCGCCGGCAGGTGAGCTCTGGAGGGGCAGGATCAGGTTTTGGGGGGGCACAGGAGCCTCTATGGGGGCACAGGAGGTTCCCTGGGGGTGCAGGAGCCCCCCAAGGGTGAGGGATGGAGACGGGGGCGCCCTGCGTTTCTcccccaggctgagcagagGCTGGCCATGCCCCTGGACGACCGCTCCCTGCTGGGCACCACGGCGAGCATCCTCTGCAGCATCGTCCCCGTTTACTGGATTTAGGGCAGGCTGGGTGAGTTTtggggtacggggggggggtTTAGGGCCCCCCCACCCACGCGGCAGCACCCTCACGGCATCAGCTTTGCCTTGCAGCAGCCCCGACGGCCACGGCGTCacctccagccctcctcctgcacagcaccGGGACGGGAGCATcgccagcagcaccccccctgccagcccccaccTCCCAGGGGGCTGcaaaatttggggagggggctggtggcggggggccgggggtgtCTGCTGGGGCGAGCGCCTCGCGCCACCTGCGCCTGTGACACGTCTGGTTTGTCACTTTGTCTTCTCAGCTTCTCCGAGCCCAAGTGCCAAAATGAGCttaaaaaaacccaaaaacaaCACTTAAAACCCCCAAAATTCTCcattctgcttctctgcttgCCCAGTGACCTGGGCTGGGGCTTGGAGCACCGGCCTGGGGGGCGATTCCGCCGCAGTCCCCAGCTGGATGCCCAGCtgaaaatgtccccaaatgtgcCAAAAGCGTCCCCTCGGAGCCGAATAAAGGACGAGGGGAATAAACCAGGTCCCGGAGCTGttcctggggacacccccgtgACGGAGACActgtgggggggggtccctgccacccccatttacgcccccctccctccccacaccccgGAGGAGCTTTGCGCATCGCAGAATCGTGGCTGGAGCAGGGAAAGGAAcccggggaggggacgggggggggtgggagcagggagctgtggcCCCCCCCTCCGGGATGGGAGCCGGCCAGCAGCGCAGCTGCCTCCCCCCTCGCCTGGCTCCGGCCCCCGCAGCTCCCCCCGGGACGCTGCAGCTGCATCTGGCCGGGACGCGGCGCGCCTGGCCGGGGTTCCCCGCAGCTCCGGGGCGCCCCCCCTCATCCCCTcgcctccccccggccccacagcaccagcaggcGTGAAACGGGCCGCGAGGTTTTATtttaacccccccccaaaaccccttccTCAGCCTCGCAGGCAGAGGGGGGCGCGGAGCGGTGCCAGGGCTCTGCGCACCCTCGCCGTGCCGGAGCTCTCCAAAACCCTCCAAACCCCTCCAAACCCCTCCAAAACCCTCCAAAACCCTCCAAAATCCTCCCAAatcctcctccccccaccccacggAGGCCGGGAGAGGCGAGGAGGGGCGGCAGCGTCTCCAGGGAatggtttatatttttttgggGTACCCCCAAGGCGCGCGTCAGCAGCCGGGAGCGCAGGAGGAGGagtttttggggagggggtcccggctccccccggcacCCGGGGCCACGCAGAGGGCCTCGCACTGCTCCCGGCTCTCGAAGCGGTTGCggctccccccgcagcccccgtaCCAGAAGAGGGAGCAGCGCCCGGGCTCCTCGAAGAACCACTTGGGCGAGTAGGAGCGGCACGGCCCCGCGTCCCGAGCCTCCAGGCAGGCGGCTGCAAGGCACCAAGGGACCCccgggggggttggggaggggatAAACCCCCCCTGCGCCCTCCCCGGTGCACgggggctgcacccccagctcgCAACCCCCCCAAAATTCTCCTCACCCCGCGTCGCGTTCCCCTCTCCGGCTCCACGGGGACCTGTCCGAGGTGGGCGCAGCGTCAGCGCAGCCGGCTGGGGgtgccctgctggggaggggggcgccTCCCCACGCCCCCCCACGCCCTCCCCACGCCTACCGGTGCCCACGCAGGTGTGGACGCAGTCCTTCTGGGTGCCGAAACGGTTGGCGttgcccccgcagcccccgtaCCAGAAGCGCTCGCAGGTCCCCGTGTCCCTCCGGTGGTACCAGCGCAGCGAGAAATCGGCGCAGGCGGTGCCGGGGTCCTTATCCAGGGCGCACAGCCCGGGCACGACCACCGCCCTCCGGCCCTtcccggggctgggggatgcCGTGGGCAGCCCCCTGAGGGGCACGGAGAGGCTCTCGGGGGTCCTGGGAGGGGAGATGggtgccagccccccccctgGTATGCGTCCGGGGGAGAGGAGGCGCAGCCCCCACCCGCCGGGGGGTGGCCCCGGTGCTGCTCACTCACTGCGCGGGGGTCCCCGGGGACGGCTCGGTGGTGTTGGCACCGGAGGGAGACGGCCCctgggggcaccctggggtgctggggtgccgGCTGCTCTCCGCTGCAAcgcaggagagaaaaatgatggaggggcaggaaaaaaaaagagcaaaaaaaaggTTTGGGGCTCCAAGCTGCCTCCTGGGAACCCGTCCCCATCCAGAGCAGGACCCGGtggtgctccagcccccagcacggCTCACCCCAAAGGCTCCGGAGGAAGCCCAGTGCCATCCTCTCGGCGTACCCCATCTCAGGACCCTGCACCGAGCCCAGGCGCAGCTCGTGGTGCCGCCACCCCGCCAGCACCTCCGGCACCGCCGCCTCCGGCCTCTCCGTCCCGTTCCGACCCAGGGACAGCACCAAGACCCCAAAATCCCTGCAGCGGGAGAAGGGCACCAGCGCCTGCCTCGCCTCCCCGTCCCACAGCACCCCGTTCCCCGTCCCCACCACAAAGAGGACGCGGAGACGGCCACGGGTGCCCCCCGGGAAGACGTGCCGGAGCGCCCACGCCACCGCGCCACCGGGTGCCACCGCGGCCACCCTGGGCACCAGCGCGAGGCGGAGGCGCTCCCGGAGCTGCTCCCGGGGGCTCTGCAACCCCAAATCGACctcccccaaaccctgctgGGGGGCGGTGGGGCCGGTCAGCACCAGGGTGACGCGGGCACCCCGCTGCGCCGGCTGCAGGCGCCCTAAGAGGTTGCCAAAAAGCTCTGCCACGGCCTCCAGGCTCCGCGCCGGCAGCGCCGCGTTGTCCACCACCAGGGCCAGGTCGGCGTCCAGGCGCAGAGGGTTGCGGGGCGGCACGGCTGCAGGGCAGCTTTCGGGGTGGCAGAGGTCTGGGGGGAGCAAGGGGGGGCACAGGATGAGCCAAaaggggtggtgctgggggtgctgagccccgtggcagccccgctgccttaCCGAAGCAGAGCACGCAGGGCAGCAGggtttgctgcagcagctccgtgTCCCTGTCCGGATCTGTCGtggagagctggagcacctgGAAGAGGCTGTTCAcctgtgggggggggaaaaaataagctcGGGGTGGTCACAGGGCTGGTAGCCACGTGGCTCCGGGAGCGGATCCTCACCTGGAAAGCTCGCACCACCTCGGGCAGCGGGCTGAAGGTGAGCACCACGGGCACGATGCCCAGCGCCTCGTACTGCAGGGCGACCTCCCCGACGCCCTCCAGAGCCTGGTTGCGACCGCTGGTGACAAAAAGGGCCACCTTCCTGCCCAGCACGGCCCGCCGGACCCTTTTGAGGGTGTGGAGCCCCACGAAACGCATGGCAGAGGCCAGGCGGCCCCGCTGGGACGAGCGGCTGGGCGAGAGGCGGCGGAGGCGCCCCAGCAGCGCGGCCCCGCTCTGCGCCTCCCCGAAACGCAGCAGGTAGCTGGGGGAGGCCGCGTAGGACAGCACGGCCACGCGAGCCCCCGCCGGGCAGCCGGCCGGGGAGACGTGGAGGTCgctcagcagcagggccagcagctccttcatGCGGGAGAAGAGAGGCGGAGGCACCGTGGACGAGGtctccagcaccagcaccagctccgTGGGGAAAAGGGGGCAGGAGAGCGAGCTGGAGGCTGCGGGGGGATTTGGGCAGCTCCAGGACAAGCCCTGTGGTGGCCCCCACCTGCACGGCCACCCCCTGAGcgttttccatcattttttcccccgttctctgtcccctgtcccctctgTCACCAcccccccgtccccgtccccgctcACCGCAGCGCTGGCGGATGAAAGCCTTCAGCTcgcagggctggaggggagcagggagcgaGGTCAGCCCCAAAGCTTGCTGCAGCCAGGGGGGTGCtgaactccccccccccccagcccctggtcCTACAGActttggggctggggtcccGTCCCCATCCGGCCCTTACCGTGGAGGGGGGGACGCCCGGAGAGCCCTTGGGgccctggaggaggaggagaggagaaaaataaggagaaaaaaggcattAAGGGATGGGACAGGAGCAACGAGTCCCACTGGGGGTGTCCCCATCAGGGGTGTCCCCATCGGGGGTGTCCCCATCAGGGGTGTCCCCATTGGGTAGGGccaaaaaaaagggagaaaaagggaatttGCAGAGCATCACCATCACCCCCGGTGGTCCCAGGCTGCCGTGGCTGCCGGTTTCTCCTTTGCTCCCAGGCTCTCCCTGGAAAATTCGGctccctgagccagcagcacggccaaagggggggtcccgggggggctgTGCCCCCTACTCACCATGCGCCCAGGCAGCCCTCGCCTGCCCTTGTCCCCGCGGGCTCCTCGCTCGCCCCGTTGGCCCTggaggggaggctcagggggggGCTGGCCGGGTCCCCAGCCCCCTTCCCCGGCCCCGTGCGCTCACCTGCACCCCCGGGAACCCCGGCAGCCCCCGAACACCCTTGGGGGGAGCAGCACCAGTGAGCACAGCACCCTCctggcagccccgggggcaCGGTTCCagctctgtcccccccccaggtacCTTCGCTCCCTGTCTCCCTGGGGCGCCTCGCCGGTCGCACCCGATTTCGCCCTAGGAGGGgagaaaaaccccaaaaccgttttgtttttttgcaggaTCTTCATAAATATCTGCGTTCCCAAAGCCTCAGAGTGTCCCCAAGGGGCTGCGGGTGCCTTGTCCCCACTGggcagccctgtccccaagggGCACCCTGCCCAGCCTTACCACGGCACCTTTGGGTCCCCGAGGTCCCGCGTTCCCCTTCCTGCCCTTGGCTCCTTCCTGGCCCTGGAAGAGACAAtggggcagcaggctgggggcacagggggggcTGCGATGTCCCTCACCACCCCACAGCTCACCTTGTCCCCTTTGGGGCCGGTTGGCCCCGCAGCTCCCACAGGACCCTCGGCTCCGGGCGCACCCTGGGCGAGAGGCAAAAGCGGCTCAAGGTGGGCACCCAGCGGGCACCCAGCGGGACCCccagcacggggaggggggcagcacCTGAATTCCTCTGCTCCCCGGGCTGCCGCTGACACCTTTTGTCCCTCGTGGCCCCGGCACCCCCTGCGGAAGGAGAGTGGGGGGCAATAGGGGCACCCGCACGGGGCAGAGGGGGGTCACCCCAGCCTCACCTGTGCGCCTTCGTGCCCCTTCTCGCCCCCCTGCCCGGCGCTGCCGCGGTTCCCCTTCTTGCCCTGCAAGGGGATGGGATGGCTCCGGGTGTCCCCAGCCcttgtgggggggggaagacCCCAAATGGGACCACCCCCGGACCCCCTACCTGCACTCCCGGCTGCCCTTTTTGGCACGAGGTCTGCGGGGGGAAGCACGGTCACCGGCCACGTCCCCAGCTCGTGGTGTTGTCACggcccccccgtgtcccccccccgttGTCACCAGCACCTACCGGGTGAGCCGGGGGGCCCGGTGGCCCTGGTGGCCCCTGGGGACCGTCTGGACCGGGGTCACCCTGCAAAAGGAAACCTTCCAGTCCCCAAAATGGTCCAAAAGGACTGGTTTCTCCCCAAAAACTGCATCCCAGCACCCCCCCACACCATCCCGGCCCCCTCCAGCCTTTACCTGGGggcccccctctcctctccacccCGGGGGGCTGGGTTCGAGGCTGCTCCTCCCGGGTGGTCCCTGGGGAACAGAGGGGGGTCAGCGAGCACCCAGggcacccccagagcccccagggaccccaaCCCGCACTCACCACCTCTCcgcggggacctgggggtccCTTCTCCCCCCGGGCACCCCGGGAGCCTTTCTGCCCCTGGGTGGAGGTGAGAGGAAAGGATTTAGGGTGCGGGTGGAGAGcgaaggaggcagcagcacccgAGGCTCAGCGGAGCACCCCCGCACCTGCCTCCCGCGGGTCCCCTTCTCTCCGGGGTGCCCGGGGGTCCCCGCTTCGCcctgggaaggagagaggaggctGAGCCCCTGCCCGGCTCTGCTTGGGAGAGGAGGGGGCACAAATCCCCGCTGCTCAGCTCACCCGCTCCCCGTCCACCCCGTCGGAGCCGGCTTCTCCAGGAGGTCCCTGCAAAATGGCACGGGGTGTAGGGCACCCAGGCTTTGCCCTATTTCCCCCAGCACCACGGACCACCCCCtagccccctccccagccccatcccttccctctccgTCCTCCTGGAGGTCTCCCTGCCGCTGCCAGCTCCCCCCGTGTCCGTGCCCTTGGTGCCGGAGGGTAAGCAGCGAGGCGGGGACGTACCTGCTCCCCGGGGTGACCCACGGCGCCCTAAAGGAGATGAGGGTGAGCAGGAGGGACAGGAGGCACCTGCACCACGGGCTGGAGCCATGCCAGGCTGTGTCaggctgtgccaagccgtgccaagccgtgccagGCTGTGCCAGGCTGTACCAAACACTCACCTTCGCTCCACACTGCCCCGGGCATCCCTGCATCCCTCGGCTACCCCGCAGACCTGCTGgtccctgctccccctgctctcaggaggggaaaaaaaaacatcaaaaagacGGCGTGCCCGGCCACAAAATGTGCTCACAGCacccccgagcccccccagACCATCCTGTCCCCCTCCCCGGGGGTCCCACGGCTGACTCACGCTGTGCCCGTGCTCGCCTTCGTCTCCAGCACGTCCCTTGCTGCCGGCCACCCCCTAGGACAGAGAGACCCCGGGGGCAGCAGCCacgacccccccagcccccccggctcCAGGAGGGACCCCgggctgggagccagagctcctgggctctgttcccagctgggggaggaaggggagaggagtgAGGAGCCGCGGCTTGGGACCGGATGGGGCAAGGGCCGGAGTTAATCCCGGCTCCCAGGGCGCCTGGTGGCCCTGGGAAAGGGATCGGGGCTGGGCTTTGGGGCCCCCCCACGAAGGGAAAAAGGTCGAGGCCGAAAGCATCCCGCAGGGCTGGGCACCCCCGGGGTTTTACCTTGCTCCCCAAGGGGCCACTGGGGCCCCGAAGGCCGGGCAGCCCCACGCAGGTGCAGGGACACGTCCCACAGCACGTCCTCTCCGCCAGTGCCAGCTGCGGGGAGGTGTTGGGGTCCCCACGCAGCCCCCATGGGGACCCCACCGTCACCACCCATCCTCACCAGCTCCTGCGCCACGTGCCCGCCAGCCTCGGGCATGTCGATGGTGAGCTGCTGCCCGTTCCCCATCCGCCGCCCAaattccagctgctgcagctcccccagcctcgTGGCGTTGTTCACGGCCACGGTCAGCAGCAGGTCGGCCTGGTCTGGGGTGGGACAAGGCGCCCAGGGGTGGCACGCCGTGCtggggggtgtccccaggtcccctccaacccctCTCTGCCCCAACCttgcagccaggctgctgtggCCACCTCCTTCATCCGCTGCACCTCGTCATCCAGCCCGTCTGTCAGCACCAGCAGCGCCTGGCCGAGGGGAAAAGCGGGTGCACCAGCAGCAAACTGGGCGAGGAGAGGGTCCTCCCGGCGAGCTGCTGGCTCCCTCACCTTGGTGTCCTCCTCCTGGCGTGCCAGGGTGCCGAGGAAGCTCTGCAGGGCCAGCTGGTTGAAGTAGGAGCGCTGGAAGGCGTGCGCCCGCGCCAGGCGCCGCAGCACATCCGCCCAGggctcccacagccccccctGGAAGATGGTGTCCCCCCCTTGCCCGACGCTTTGCAGGCTGAGGTGGAGGCTGAGCGGGCGGCAGGTGAGGCTCTCCAAGGCGGCCAGGTCCCGCAGGACGCGCTCCAGGTAGGGCTGGAGGTTGGACTGCTGGAAATCGGTGACGTCCAGGGCCACCAGCACGTGCAGGGCGCACGGCGCTGCGAGGGGGGGAGCGTGGAGACACAGCCTGAACCCCCAACAGGGTGCACAAACACGGCAGCACGGCACCAAAAGTTTTGGGCACGGCGATGCCCAAACTCACCCTCCTCCTGGCTCCAAGCCCCGGTGGCTACCAGGATGAGCAGAACGGCGAGGAAGcggccccggcacggccccaTGGCCCCGGCGTGGCTCGGGGAGCCGGCTGGTCCTGCGCAAGCAGCTCGTCCTCCCAAGGCAGGGCTGAGCGGCGGCACGGCACCTGCCTCGGGGAGCCGGCGggcccagagctgctgcagctccccatcCATCACCGCTGACAGCTCCGGCGTGGAGCTCAGCCCAGCCAGGGGCCACGGATGCTGAGCCGAGCCAGCGCTGGCCTCATCCTGCCCGGCTGTTTGGCCGCTCGCAGGCGGCGCTGGGGTGAGTTTTGCTCCCCCCGGGGCTCGCCACGGCGCTCAACGCAAGCTGCAGCGGGGCTGAGGAGGGCGCGGGGTGATGCGGGTGAGATGCGTGGAGCACCCTCACTTGTCGTGGGGCTCAACAACCCTCGGCTGGCCTTTGGGATGTGGTTTTGGGTTCGCCGCGGGTGCGGCAAGGGTGCCACGCagcgccctgccctgccagctcagcaccctgggCAGCACGGGGCGTGCTGCAGAAATTCAGTGATCCCCAGGGCTTGGGGAGGCCTTTTGGGGCTTGGCAGCCTTCGTGCAGGTGGGGAATGGAGGAATGGGGTGacaaggagctgaggatgggacCGGGAACACGTCCTGCCTGTCCCACTGTTCCCACCACCCTGCGCCCTGCCCGCTGGACACAACGCGCCCTCGCCGGAGCAGGCGGGCAGAAGGCACCCGGAGCCCGAACACCTTTGGGATTGCCAAAGCGACGAACCAAAAACCCACAGTGGGAGCCCAGGAGGGAGCCGAACCCGCAGCATCACCCCAACATCACCCCAAACCCGCAGCAGGGGTCGGCCAACCTCTTACCTGGGGCCGCAGCGGGGGACCGACGGGCACGGCGCGGCACGGCGCGGCACGGCAGAGCGCGGGCTGCGGGAGCTGGCCGGCTGCGTGGGAGGCTGTGAGATCCGAGGTTTATTTATCCCAGGGCTCGAGCAAACATCAGATGGCCGAGACGTCAGGGGGAGCAGCCTCGCAGCCAGACCAGAGCCTCCGGGGCTCTGTGGGGCGGGCGGGCGAGCTGTGCGCCGTGGGGCGCAGGGCGGCGGAGCCCCCACCGCTGCCCACCCTGGGGAAGGGGTGAGGAGCTCGTGGCTGAGCACCcagcggggggctgcggggcttgGGGGACCCCCTCCAAAAGGGAGACGCTGCCCAGGAGCTTGcgtggagggaggggaaaaacaaaagccaggTCCCCGGAGGTCTCCATGAGAAAAGGGGCAACAGCGGGGCCGAAAAGCCCGGCCAGCCCCTGACATAATGGCTTGACATCACCCGGGGCCTCAGCCCTCGCACATCCTCCCCGGCGGTGTAAGCAGAAGAGCGGgatggaaagggaaaacatttcaaaagccCGGCTTGTTTTGCACGGGGGATTCAGTTTGTTTGCTCGGGAGCCCGGGGAGAGGTTGGGGCTGAGCTCGGCGGCTCCTCCGCCAGTTCCCAGCCCCGCGAtgtgggggccgggggcggcgtGGGGAAGCAGAGCGAGACCGGTTTGCTGAGGTTTATTTATTCGCTCGAAGGGGAAAAGTTTACTGGCTGCCGCGGCCGTGCGGAGGAGGTTTTGCAATGGAGGGCTGAGAGGGAGAGCACATCCCTGATGGTctgctgcctgggggggggcaaaaagaTGCCTGGAGGCGAGGCACGGAGGAGATTTTTCCCCTACAGGGTGGGAACGTCGGGCCCTGAGCATGGGGAAGTCctagaaagggaaagaggagaaggttttgggagggtttggggttggggatggggaggggatagctggtgctgagcaccccaCGTCCCACACCAGGATGGGGGGATCTGAACCCAGCTGGGGGCAcacagccctgtccccccccagctccatgGGGAACGGAGAGCAGGATGGCACCGCGGGGACACCGCTGTGCCCATCTCCTCCTGTGGGTGCTCAGCTGGGGACCGTGACCCCAAACCATGGCACGGCGATGGGACAGCACCAAGGGGGtccccccaaattccccagcaccccctggTTTCACCACGCAGGGCTCGGGCTGCTTGGCCCCGCACGGCCCCCGGcgcacccctgggtgcccgtGGAGCTCGGGCTCGGCCCGCGGTGGCTCTGGCTGGGTTTGGTGGCCCGTGGGGACCTGGCGGGGATGGGCCCGGCGTGAAATGGCAGGGCTCTGACAGCAGGTGTCACTCACAGACCTCGGCGCACACGCGTGCACACGCGTGCACACACGCTTGCACACGCGGCCCCATGGCCCAGCCACGGCTGCCCCTCCCCTGCTTCCCCATCcgggcaccctggggtgctcgCCCTGCTCTTTGGGTGCTCATTTGTCATCTCTGGGGTGCTCACCCCTTTTGTAGGGTGCTTATCCATCATTTTTGGGGTGCTCACCCTGTTCTTTGGGTGCTCACATCATCATTGGGGTGCTCACCCTGCTCTTTGGGTGCTCATCCATCATTTTTGGGGTGCTCACCCCACTCGTAGGATGCTCATCTATCATTTTTGGGATGCTCGCCCTGCTCTTTGGGTGCTCATATCATCATTGGGGTGCTCACCCTGCTCTTTGGGTGCTCATCCATCATCATTAGGGTGCTCACCTTGACCTTTGGGTGCCCATCCATCATCCCTGGGGTGCTCGCCCACTCTTGGAGTGCTCATCTGTCACCTCTGGGGTGCTCACCCTGTTCTTTGGGTGCTCGTCTGTCATCCCTGGGGTGCTCACCCCAATCTTTGGGTGCTCGTCTGTCATCCCTGGGGTGCTCACCCCAATCTTTGGGTGCTCATCCGTCATCCTTAGGGTGCTCGCCCACACTTTGGGTGCTCacaggcacctgggaagggtgcccgggctgcaggagctgccctcctcctcctccaagctCAGCTTGGGGGGGAAGTGGGGTGCAGGATTTGGGGGATATGGGGTGCAGGACCagaggggcagggctgggggggcagagctggggtaGGGGGGGTGCAAAACCAGGACCAGGGGGGtgcggggtgcaggagggggAGCAGGAGCGGGTGTTgggggtgcaggagcagggctggggggcgcagggctggggctggagggtgtgggatggggacgggggggcACAGaactggggctggggggcacagaaccggggctggggatgcaggatcggggctggggggcgcAGGATCGAGACTGAGGGGCGCAggaccggggctggggggcgcaAAACGGCTCCGGGGACCTGgcgccgggggctgcggggggcagGAGAGGGGGGCTGCGGGCCGGGTCCCCTTGTAGCCGGCTCGGCCCCgccgtccccccccccgcccccctctCGCCGCTggccccgctcccagccctgcGCCCGGCGGGGCTGCAGGGGCCGAGCTCCGCTCTTGAACCCGCCCCCGCCAGATCTcatttccctaaaaaaaaaaaaaaaaagagagagaaaaaaaaaaaaaaaaaaaaaaaagcagaagaagaaaaaaaaaaaaaaagagcgagGGAGcgaagaagggaaggaaagaaggggaagagaagggaattttttttaaaaaaaaagcaaaaaaaaaaaaaaaagcccaaagccAAAAGCCTCCCGCCTCTCTCCCCTGCCCGCCCGCTGCCCGCAGAGCCATGGCCGGGCTGCGGAGCTGCgggctgctcctctgcctgctcctggcccgGGCCATGCACGTCCCCGACTATTCCTAcgtgctggaggaggaggaggaggacccCGAGCCCCTGGACTACAAGGACCCCTGCAAAGCCggtggggcagggggatgcGCGCCGGGGCGGCCGGAGGGCGCAGACAAAGGGGAGCGCGCGTGGGTGCCGCGGGAGCGTGGGTGGCACGGGGCGAGCGTGGGGTGGccgtggggtggggggggagccCGGGTGGCCGTCGGTGGCCGTGGGTGGCTCTCGGTGGCCGTGGGTGGCCGTGGGCGAGCGCGCACCCCGCGGTTTGGCGAGGGGAAACTCGGAGCCGGGGGGTTGCGCTCCGAGCGGGGAGCGCacggggggaagggggggggaccCGCTTGGCACCCCGTTTTCTCCGCCTGGCCCCCGCCGTGCCGCAGGCTGGCAGCGGTCCCTAGAAGCCCCCAGCCCACtcgagcccccccccctcccaaagtGCCAGCGGGGCGAGGGCCGGAGCCAGGCTcggggctggagcagccacgGGGAGGTTTCGGTcccggccgcgccgccgccgtCCCGGGACGCTGGGTTTTGGCCCCCGGGGGGGTTTGTCCCCCGGGCCGGCCGCTGTCGGTGCCCCCCCCGTGGGGAGTTTGTTACCTCGGTGCTGGCTCAGGGCATTGCTGAGCTGTTATTCATGGCTTGGAAGCGGCCGGAGGCCCCAGGCTGGGCGCCATGGGGAGACGGTCCCCGGCCGCGAGGGCGAGATAAAGGGGGCGAAAGGACAGGAccgagggga
The Anas acuta chromosome 27, bAnaAcu1.1, whole genome shotgun sequence DNA segment above includes these coding regions:
- the LOC137845362 gene encoding collagen alpha-4(VI) chain-like isoform X3, coding for MDGELQQLWARRLPEAGAVPPLSPALGGRAACAGPAGSPSHAGAMGPCRGRFLAVLLILVATGAWSQEEAPCALHVLVALDVTDFQQSNLQPYLERVLRDLAALESLTCRPLSLHLSLQSVGQGGDTIFQGGLWEPWADVLRRLARAHAFQRSYFNQLALQSFLGTLARQEEDTKALLVLTDGLDDEVQRMKEVATAAWLQDQADLLLTVAVNNATRLGELQQLEFGRRMGNGQQLTIDMPEAGGHVAQELLALAERTCCGTCPCTCVGLPGLRGPSGPLGSKGVAGSKGRAGDEGEHGHSGEQGPAGLRGSRGMQGCPGQCGAKGAVGHPGEQGPPGEAGSDGVDGERGEAGTPGHPGEKGTRGRQGQKGSRGARGEKGPPGPRGEVGPPGRSSLEPSPPGWRGEGGPQGDPGPDGPQGPPGPPGPPAHPTSCQKGQPGVQGKKGNRGSAGQGGEKGHEGAQGVPGPRGTKGVSGSPGSRGIQGAPGAEGPVGAAGPTGPKGDKGQEGAKGRKGNAGPRGPKGAVGEIGCDRRGAPGRQGAKGVRGLPGFPGVQGQRGERGARGDKGRRGLPGRMGEPGSKGETGSHGSLGPPGVMGPKGSPGVPPSTPCELKAFIRQRCASSSLSCPLFPTELVLVLETSSTVPPPLFSRMKELLALLLSDLHVSPAGCPAGARVAVLSYAASPSYLLRFGEAQSGAALLGRLRRLSPSRSSQRGRLASAMRFVGLHTLKRVRRAVLGRKVALFVTSGRNQALEGVGEVALQYEALGIVPVVLTFSPLPEVVRAFQVNSLFQVLQLSTTDPDRDTELLQQTLLPCVLCFDLCHPESCPAAVPPRNPLRLDADLALVVDNAALPARSLEAVAELFGNLLGRLQPAQRGARVTLVLTGPTAPQQGLGEVDLGLQSPREQLRERLRLALVPRVAAVAPGGAVAWALRHVFPGGTRGRLRVLFVVGTGNGVLWDGEARQALVPFSRCRDFGVLVLSLGRNGTERPEAAVPEVLAGWRHHELRLGSVQGPEMGYAERMALGFLRSLWAESSRHPSTPGCPQGPSPSGANTTEPSPGTPAQGLPTASPSPGKGRRAVVVPGLCALDKDPGTACADFSLRWYHRRDTGTCERFWYGGCGGNANRFGTQKDCVHTCVGTGPRGAGEGNATRAACLEARDAGPCRSYSPKWFFEEPGRCSLFWYGGCGGSRNRFESREQCEALCVAPGAGGSRDPLPKNSSSCAPGC